One genomic window of Vibrio mangrovi includes the following:
- a CDS encoding TonB-dependent receptor domain-containing protein, translated as MKKTTLAIAVVSQLPCAFYSYADSSNTETMVVTANRFEQKIQETIEPVEVITKQDIDAIQATSLIEVLKRLPNAQIVNQGGIGQSSELYLQGRSSKNTLFLINGIRIGSATTGATDLSAIPLKGIERIEVLRGPRAAVYGSDAVSGVVNLITTASPNNRAGVSTSVGSHHYFDTNAYFSTADESSWLNMSITHQQNDGFDVKSDSTNTYDSDNDGVLSQYILADAGKNISDSFTLKFNGYYQRKDSDYDYGRSSNGADQTDSDLYNIGLVTEYKTDQNYQSHFTIATNQDSAETHGQGATPNTISTNRDTLSWDNQYKLSHALVVTGGVDWYRDRVDNGSVEYINDKRRNIAGYIGGYLSLGDFSAEGNIRRDKSSTYNYVTTRQIASAYRFSDDFRITASYGEAFKAPTFNQLYWPTQCFGSFGCYSGNPLLVPEDTKTGELAFEGTYQNADIRLAAYRSLVKNMIDSSSNENVDKVEIQGIEFVSEFDTGNFYHTIAYDFLDAKNSATGQQLRRRARHNVKWDTEYRIEQWQINLSYLFQGKRYDDASNSKVMGGYGLVDVATSYLFDNGLKVGAKVANLLDKDYQTALGYNTADREYYLNMSYDF; from the coding sequence ATGAAAAAAACAACTTTAGCGATAGCAGTGGTATCGCAGCTTCCTTGTGCCTTTTATTCTTACGCAGACAGTTCAAATACAGAGACTATGGTTGTTACGGCTAATCGGTTTGAACAGAAAATACAAGAGACGATTGAACCTGTAGAAGTAATTACCAAACAGGATATTGATGCAATTCAAGCGACATCTTTGATTGAAGTTTTGAAACGTTTGCCCAATGCTCAAATTGTTAATCAGGGAGGGATTGGACAAAGCTCGGAGCTTTATTTACAGGGACGCTCATCTAAAAATACGCTATTTCTCATTAACGGTATTCGCATTGGTAGTGCCACTACCGGAGCAACTGATCTATCCGCAATCCCACTGAAAGGTATCGAGAGAATCGAAGTGCTTCGGGGCCCGCGTGCTGCAGTTTATGGTTCTGATGCTGTAAGCGGTGTTGTTAATTTGATTACTACTGCATCACCGAATAACAGGGCAGGTGTTTCGACATCAGTGGGAAGCCATCATTACTTCGATACTAATGCTTATTTTTCTACAGCTGATGAAAGTAGCTGGCTAAACATGTCGATTACACATCAACAGAATGATGGATTTGATGTGAAGTCTGATAGTACTAACACCTATGATTCTGATAATGATGGGGTTCTTTCTCAATATATTCTGGCTGATGCAGGCAAGAATATATCTGATTCATTCACTTTAAAATTTAATGGGTATTATCAGAGAAAAGATTCTGATTATGACTACGGACGATCATCTAACGGAGCAGACCAGACAGATAGCGACTTATACAATATTGGTCTGGTTACAGAATATAAGACAGATCAGAACTATCAAAGTCATTTTACTATTGCAACGAATCAAGACTCGGCCGAAACTCATGGGCAGGGGGCAACACCAAATACGATCAGTACCAATCGGGATACACTGTCATGGGATAACCAGTATAAGTTAAGTCATGCACTTGTAGTTACAGGTGGTGTAGATTGGTATCGTGATCGTGTTGATAACGGTTCAGTCGAATATATTAATGATAAGCGAAGAAATATTGCTGGATATATTGGCGGGTATTTATCCTTGGGGGATTTTTCTGCCGAGGGTAATATTCGACGAGATAAGAGTAGTACCTACAACTATGTGACAACTCGTCAAATTGCATCTGCTTATCGTTTCTCGGATGATTTCCGAATCACGGCTAGTTATGGCGAAGCTTTCAAAGCACCAACATTTAATCAGCTCTACTGGCCTACTCAATGTTTTGGATCCTTTGGTTGTTATTCCGGAAATCCATTACTTGTTCCTGAAGACACAAAAACAGGTGAACTTGCATTCGAAGGAACTTATCAAAATGCGGATATTCGCCTTGCTGCTTATAGAAGTCTTGTCAAAAACATGATCGATAGTTCTTCAAATGAGAATGTAGACAAAGTAGAGATACAAGGTATTGAATTTGTGTCGGAGTTTGATACAGGGAACTTCTATCATACTATTGCATATGATTTTCTGGATGCTAAGAATAGTGCGACGGGTCAGCAACTAAGGCGACGGGCGAGACATAATGTGAAGTGGGATACCGAATATCGAATTGAACAATGGCAAATTAATCTGAGTTATTTGTTTCAGGGAAAAAGATATGATGATGCCAGTAACAGCAAAGTGATGGGGGGCTACGGTTTAGTTGATGTGGCGACTTCTTATTTATTTGATAATGGATTGAAAGTCGGTGCTAAAGTAGCTAATTTGCTTGACAAAGATTATCAGACAGCGCTTGGTTATAACACGGCAGATAGAGAATACTATCTAAACATGTCGTATGATTTTTGA
- the murI gene encoding glutamate racemase: MVSSLVPNILLFDSGVGGLSVYREIHRLLPNHNYFYLFDNEGYPYGELSQQELLSRVETLVTSIVTEMDIDLVVIACNTASTIVLPTLRKKLSIPVVGVVPAIKPACNLARKSVGLIATPATIRRPYTHELIRDFSCNKEVYLLGSTELVDIAEHKLRGDSVDMEQLSHILQPVRGRVDVAVLGCTHFPLLRGEIQQVLGNEVVLVDSGKAIAKRVESLVSPLMCRHIPGKHRIFSSTFPFKEKALNQILSGWGFNRVERFPIPDFSDR, encoded by the coding sequence ATCGTGTCCTCACTAGTTCCTAATATTCTACTCTTTGATTCCGGTGTCGGCGGGTTGTCGGTTTATCGGGAAATCCATCGTTTACTCCCTAATCATAACTATTTCTATCTGTTTGATAACGAGGGTTATCCTTACGGAGAGTTATCACAGCAAGAATTACTGAGCCGGGTTGAAACCTTAGTTACGTCAATCGTGACGGAAATGGATATTGATTTAGTCGTGATCGCCTGTAATACCGCGAGTACGATCGTCCTCCCTACATTACGCAAAAAACTAAGCATTCCCGTAGTTGGTGTTGTTCCCGCCATTAAGCCTGCCTGCAATCTGGCCCGAAAATCTGTCGGTCTTATCGCAACTCCTGCGACTATCCGACGCCCATATACGCATGAACTGATCCGTGATTTTTCCTGTAATAAAGAAGTATATCTGCTGGGATCGACTGAGTTGGTTGATATCGCTGAACATAAATTACGGGGTGATTCTGTTGATATGGAACAATTGAGCCATATTCTCCAGCCAGTCCGGGGAAGAGTTGATGTTGCTGTACTTGGATGTACTCATTTTCCATTGTTGAGAGGTGAAATTCAGCAGGTGCTGGGAAATGAGGTCGTTTTAGTTGATTCGGGGAAGGCAATTGCTAAAAGAGTTGAGAGCCTGGTTTCACCACTAATGTGTCGACATATTCCGGGAAAGCACCGGATATTTTCCAGTACCTTCCCATTTAAAGAGAAGGCACTGAATCAGATCCTTTCAGGTTGGGGATTTAATCGAGTTGAACGTTTTCCGATTCCGGATTTTTCGGATCGTTAG
- the trmA gene encoding tRNA (uridine(54)-C5)-methyltransferase TrmA encodes MATLDVNPERYQSQLKEKVARLTNMFSEFQMPELEIFESPEQHYRMRAEFRVWHEGSDLYYIMFNQETRQKYRVDQFPAASQLINQLMPALIEHIRDNDILRHKLFQVDFLSTLSGEILVSLLYHRQIGQEWEQAAQILRQQLQQQGFNLNLIGRARKIKMVLDRDYVIEELSVHGQKYIYQQVENSFTQPNGRVAEKMLEWAVDCTRGSQGDLLELYCGNGNFSLALAQNFNRVLATELAKPSVDSAQYNIAANKIDNVQIIRMSAEEFTQAMEGQREFRRLKDAGVDLKSYQCETIFVDPPRSGMDIDTCKMVQKYPHILYISCNPETLRENLSVLSDTHRVSRFALFDQFPFTHHMEAGVLLERIK; translated from the coding sequence ATGGCTACTCTTGATGTAAATCCCGAACGCTACCAATCTCAGTTGAAAGAGAAAGTGGCCCGGCTTACCAACATGTTTTCTGAATTTCAGATGCCAGAGCTGGAAATCTTCGAATCTCCAGAGCAACACTACCGAATGCGTGCCGAATTCCGGGTCTGGCACGAAGGTAGCGACCTATACTACATCATGTTTAATCAGGAAACCCGACAAAAATACCGTGTAGATCAATTCCCGGCAGCAAGCCAACTTATCAATCAATTGATGCCAGCACTGATAGAACATATCCGGGACAACGATATCCTGCGCCACAAACTGTTTCAGGTTGATTTTCTATCGACTCTCAGTGGTGAAATTCTTGTGTCATTACTCTACCACCGCCAGATCGGCCAAGAATGGGAACAGGCGGCACAGATTCTGCGACAACAGCTACAGCAACAAGGCTTTAATCTCAACTTAATCGGACGAGCCCGTAAGATCAAAATGGTATTAGACCGGGATTACGTGATCGAAGAACTTTCGGTTCACGGTCAGAAATATATATATCAGCAAGTTGAAAACAGTTTTACCCAACCAAACGGACGTGTTGCAGAAAAAATGCTGGAATGGGCGGTTGATTGTACTCGGGGCAGTCAAGGTGATCTGCTGGAACTCTACTGTGGAAATGGTAATTTCTCGCTAGCACTGGCGCAAAACTTTAACCGCGTACTAGCAACTGAACTCGCTAAGCCCTCAGTCGACTCTGCGCAATATAACATTGCTGCCAATAAGATAGATAATGTACAGATCATTCGAATGTCCGCCGAAGAATTTACTCAGGCAATGGAAGGACAACGTGAATTCCGTCGTTTGAAAGATGCCGGAGTCGACTTGAAAAGCTACCAGTGTGAAACGATTTTTGTCGATCCACCCCGCTCCGGTATGGACATCGATACCTGTAAAATGGTGCAAAAATACCCGCATATTCTTTATATCTCCTGTAACCCAGAAACACTCAGAGAAAACCTTTCCGTTTTGAGTGATACACATCGTGTCAGCCGGTTTGCTCTCTTTGATCAATTTCCATTTACCCACCATATGGAAGCTGGCGTACTGCTAGAGCGCATTAAATAA
- a CDS encoding RNA recognition motif domain-containing protein, translating into MNLTKSLLWLAAFAVLGAIALSQLAIPAVVAFLIGLAGATLIFILTSQTTSSRQQSQMATTTLYVGNLPYKANESNVKSLFSQYGEVFAVRLMKDKRTGKRRGFGFVVMPDAEAQKAITQLNESSYMDRTLKVRVANDPKNPESENVQLD; encoded by the coding sequence ATGAATTTGACTAAATCTCTTTTATGGCTTGCCGCATTTGCTGTGTTAGGTGCTATCGCTCTTTCTCAGTTGGCAATTCCCGCGGTTGTTGCTTTTCTGATTGGACTTGCAGGTGCAACCCTTATTTTTATCCTCACCTCACAAACCACATCTTCTCGCCAACAATCACAGATGGCGACAACAACGCTATATGTCGGCAATCTGCCTTACAAAGCAAATGAATCAAATGTGAAAAGCCTATTTTCACAATACGGCGAAGTATTTGCAGTCCGTTTAATGAAAGACAAGCGGACCGGGAAGCGGCGTGGATTTGGTTTTGTCGTCATGCCCGACGCCGAAGCTCAAAAAGCCATTACTCAACTCAATGAGTCCAGTTATATGGACAGAACCCTAAAAGTCCGGGTTGCTAACGATCCGAAAAATCCGGAATCGGAAAACGTTCAACTCGATTAA